One Fontisphaera persica DNA window includes the following coding sequences:
- a CDS encoding nucleoside recognition domain-containing protein, translating to MNTSSIHGPEVAALLRAAQDHRARVGGDPHELIVETLYQHAAWVAGRAVQRRADAAAKATLEQKIDRIVTSRRWGFPLMLLMLTGVFWLTISGANVPSGLLSAWLVDAGHPWLRQVFTGLGAPWWLTGLVVDGMYLATAWVISVMLPPMAIFFPLFTLLEDFGYLPRVAFNLDRLFRSAGAHGKQAMSMMMGFGCNAAGVIATRIIDSPRERLLAILTNNFSLCNGRWPTQILMATIFVGALAPPAMRGLVAALAVSTVAVLGIGLSLVVSWALSRSLLRGEVSTFSLELPPYRPPRILRTLYTSLIDRTAFVLWRAVVFALPAGAVIWLSANLKIGEVSLVEYLIHALDPVGLLMGLNGVILVAYIIAIPANEIIIPTILMLTVLVTGEVSAGQGAGVMFEPGSEHAVKELLVKGGWTALTGINLMLFSLLHNPCSTTIYTIYKETGSVRWTAVATLLPLALGFGVTFLVATLWRMWAG from the coding sequence ATGAACACCAGCAGCATCCATGGTCCCGAAGTGGCGGCGCTGTTGCGCGCCGCGCAGGACCATCGTGCCCGGGTGGGGGGAGACCCGCACGAGCTCATAGTGGAAACTCTGTATCAACATGCGGCCTGGGTGGCGGGCCGGGCGGTCCAACGGAGGGCAGACGCGGCGGCCAAGGCGACATTGGAGCAAAAAATAGACCGTATTGTCACCAGTCGGCGGTGGGGTTTCCCTTTGATGTTATTGATGTTGACGGGGGTGTTTTGGCTGACCATCAGCGGAGCCAATGTGCCGAGCGGATTGCTCTCCGCCTGGTTGGTGGATGCAGGTCATCCCTGGCTGCGGCAGGTCTTCACGGGACTGGGGGCGCCCTGGTGGTTGACGGGATTGGTGGTGGATGGCATGTACTTGGCCACCGCGTGGGTCATCAGTGTGATGCTGCCGCCCATGGCCATCTTTTTTCCGCTGTTCACGTTGTTGGAGGATTTTGGGTACCTGCCGCGGGTGGCTTTTAATCTCGACCGGTTGTTCCGAAGCGCGGGGGCGCATGGCAAACAGGCCATGAGCATGATGATGGGGTTTGGGTGTAATGCCGCGGGAGTGATTGCGACGCGCATCATAGACAGTCCCCGGGAGCGGCTGCTGGCAATTTTGACAAATAATTTTTCGCTCTGCAACGGGCGCTGGCCCACGCAGATTTTAATGGCCACGATTTTTGTGGGGGCGCTGGCGCCGCCGGCCATGCGGGGTTTGGTGGCGGCCCTGGCGGTAAGCACGGTGGCGGTGTTGGGCATTGGGTTAAGCCTGGTGGTTTCGTGGGCGCTTTCGCGGTCGTTATTGCGGGGGGAGGTCTCCACCTTCAGCCTGGAACTGCCGCCGTATCGGCCGCCGCGGATTTTACGGACGCTTTACACCTCGCTGATAGACCGGACGGCCTTTGTTTTATGGCGGGCGGTGGTGTTTGCGTTGCCGGCCGGGGCGGTGATTTGGCTTAGTGCCAACCTTAAAATCGGCGAGGTGAGCCTGGTGGAATACCTGATACACGCGCTGGACCCGGTGGGCTTGCTCATGGGCTTGAATGGTGTGATTTTGGTGGCCTATATCATCGCCATTCCGGCCAATGAAATCATCATCCCCACGATTTTAATGCTGACGGTGCTGGTAACGGGCGAAGTCAGCGCGGGGCAGGGGGCGGGGGTGATGTTTGAGCCGGGGTCGGAGCACGCGGTGAAAGAGTTGCTGGTGAAGGGGGGATGGACGGCTTTAACCGGCATCAATTTGATGCTGTTCAGCCTGCTGCACAATCCGTGCAGCACCACCATTTACACGATTTACAAGGAAACGGGCAGCGTGCGGTGGACGGCCGTGGCCACGCTGCTGCCGCTGGCTTTGGGATTTGGGGTCACCTTCCTGGTGGCCACGTTGTGGCGGATGTGGGCAGGGTAG
- a CDS encoding glycoside hydrolase family 26 protein — translation MPITQMQFHPQKTRRRFTPATGRVLPVFACFMLLVMVLPSQAQNRQQILQYFKGLGHGSYLFGQMGTWVHGENPNMEHPSNWLKKVQQHTGILPAFGCLTYDLDDNPFTDAQWNEGVKQMWDRGLLVGVYTFWANPCGGRWNEPVQIAPIFAAGTNPVKTHFYRQMDRMAANLLWLKKQGITVIYTPLVESDDRNKWHAKEGPARAIQLYRLIHDYLTAKGVNNVLWAYHTTQRNGALQEYYPGDAYVDILGKSAYGRGLVFDEYDWAVEKKRKAGKVIWWAELGIRGKNEPPRDCLDVLKQLETKYPELAGFNFWSDEGFYNVVGNLNGRELMQDPRIITLNSPKMLKRRP, via the coding sequence ATGCCCATCACCCAAATGCAGTTTCATCCCCAAAAAACCAGGCGCCGTTTCACCCCCGCCACCGGCCGTGTTCTGCCAGTATTCGCCTGTTTCATGCTGCTGGTAATGGTTCTTCCTTCCCAGGCCCAAAACCGCCAGCAAATCCTGCAATACTTCAAAGGGCTTGGCCATGGCTCCTATCTCTTTGGCCAGATGGGCACCTGGGTGCACGGTGAAAATCCCAATATGGAACACCCCTCCAACTGGCTCAAAAAAGTGCAGCAACACACCGGCATTCTGCCCGCTTTCGGATGTCTCACGTATGACCTGGATGACAATCCTTTTACCGATGCCCAATGGAATGAAGGCGTGAAACAAATGTGGGACCGCGGCCTCCTGGTGGGTGTTTATACGTTTTGGGCCAATCCCTGCGGCGGACGCTGGAATGAGCCGGTGCAAATTGCGCCCATTTTCGCAGCCGGCACCAACCCCGTTAAAACTCATTTTTACCGGCAAATGGACCGCATGGCGGCCAACTTGCTCTGGCTGAAAAAACAGGGCATCACCGTAATTTACACGCCCTTGGTGGAATCCGATGACCGCAATAAATGGCACGCCAAAGAAGGCCCAGCCAGGGCCATTCAATTATACCGCCTCATTCATGATTACCTGACCGCCAAAGGCGTGAACAACGTGCTCTGGGCTTACCACACCACCCAACGCAACGGCGCGCTTCAGGAATATTACCCCGGCGATGCCTACGTGGACATCCTGGGCAAATCCGCCTACGGCCGCGGCCTGGTCTTTGACGAATACGATTGGGCCGTCGAAAAAAAGAGAAAGGCCGGCAAAGTCATCTGGTGGGCCGAGTTGGGCATCCGCGGAAAAAACGAACCCCCCCGCGACTGCCTGGACGTGCTCAAACAATTGGAAACTAAATATCCGGAACTGGCCGGATTTAATTTCTGGAGCGATGAAGGATTCTACAATGTTGTCGGCAACCTCAACGGGCGGGAACTCATGCAAGACCCCCGCATAATCACCTTGAACTCGCCCAAAATGCTCAAGCGCCGCCCATAA
- a CDS encoding D-2-hydroxyacid dehydrogenase — protein MKIVVLDGFAANPGDLSWAGLEALGELQVFDRTPPPLILERAQNAEILFTNKTPLRAETLAALPRARYIGVLATGYDVVDVAAARRQGITVCNVPDYSTPAVTQAVFALLLELTNHVGAHARSVQAGDWCRSPDFSYWLYPLVELRGLTLGLVGFGRIARSVAQVALALGMRVLACRKNAARGSETFDQVQIVDLESLLCTSDVVSLHCPLTAETRGLLNAERLAWMKPSAYLINTARGALIVEADLAKALHEGRIAGAAVDVLSQEPPPPDHPLLQAPRCIITPHHAWATRAARERLLRVSVDNLRAFLNGQPQNVVN, from the coding sequence GTGAAAATTGTCGTGCTGGATGGTTTCGCCGCCAACCCCGGAGACTTGTCCTGGGCCGGGCTGGAGGCCTTGGGCGAGCTGCAAGTCTTTGACCGCACGCCGCCGCCCTTAATCCTCGAACGCGCTCAGAACGCCGAGATTCTTTTCACCAACAAAACACCCCTGCGGGCGGAGACCCTCGCCGCCCTGCCCCGTGCTCGTTACATTGGCGTGCTGGCCACCGGCTATGATGTTGTGGACGTGGCGGCCGCGCGCCGCCAGGGCATCACCGTTTGCAACGTTCCCGATTACAGCACTCCCGCCGTCACCCAAGCGGTCTTCGCCCTGCTTCTGGAACTGACCAACCACGTCGGCGCGCACGCCCGCAGCGTCCAGGCGGGCGATTGGTGCCGTTCACCCGATTTCTCCTACTGGCTGTACCCCCTGGTGGAACTGCGGGGATTGACGCTGGGTCTGGTGGGGTTTGGCCGCATTGCCCGCTCGGTGGCACAAGTCGCCCTCGCGCTGGGCATGCGCGTTCTGGCTTGCCGTAAAAACGCGGCCCGCGGCAGCGAAACTTTTGACCAGGTGCAAATCGTGGACCTGGAATCCCTGCTCTGCACCAGCGACGTCGTCTCCCTCCACTGTCCCCTGACCGCCGAAACCCGCGGGCTTCTTAATGCCGAGCGCCTGGCCTGGATGAAACCTTCCGCCTATCTCATCAACACCGCCCGAGGCGCCTTGATTGTGGAGGCTGACCTGGCCAAAGCCCTGCACGAGGGGCGCATCGCGGGTGCCGCCGTGGACGTGCTGAGCCAGGAACCCCCGCCCCCGGACCATCCCCTGCTCCAGGCGCCACGCTGCATCATCACCCCGCACCACGCCTGGGCCACTCGCGCCGCCCGCGAGCGGCTTTTGCGCGTCTCCGTGGACAATCTCCGCGCCTTCCTTAATGGCCAACCGCAGAATGTGGTAAATTGA
- a CDS encoding Obg family GTPase — MFIDEIKVYARGGHGGRGCVAFHREAYRPKGGPSGGNGGRGGSVILEADHDLNNLIAQYYQPRLIAQNGQHGMGKGMDGASGKDLIVKVPCGTLVWRLPRPDQPAKEPELTPPTDKPILASSLQHRPVIRVSRGEAALEIDLAAEEESPEPQTSDPQKGELIADLTQHGQRFVLCRGGRGGLGNRAFATSTRQTPRFAQPGEPGEEGEFLLELRIMADVGLVGYPNAGKSTLLSAISKARPKIAPYPFTTLTPQVGIVEYEDFHRLTVCDVPGLIAGAHRNVGLGHAFLRHLQRCKVLVLLLDMAGTDGRLPWEDYHTLLVELELFDPSLLERTRLVVANKMDEPAAAGLLKQFKRQVRRVPVLTISAAFGDGLEVFKRALRQAVETTA; from the coding sequence ATGTTTATTGACGAAATCAAGGTTTACGCGCGCGGTGGCCACGGCGGGCGCGGTTGTGTGGCCTTTCACCGCGAAGCCTACCGCCCCAAAGGCGGCCCCAGCGGCGGCAACGGCGGGCGCGGCGGCTCGGTCATTCTCGAGGCCGACCATGATCTGAACAACCTCATCGCCCAATATTATCAGCCCCGCCTCATCGCCCAAAACGGCCAGCATGGCATGGGCAAGGGCATGGACGGTGCCTCCGGCAAAGACCTGATTGTCAAAGTCCCCTGCGGCACCCTCGTCTGGCGGCTGCCCCGCCCCGACCAGCCCGCAAAAGAACCCGAATTAACGCCTCCCACGGACAAGCCCATTCTTGCCAGCTCGCTGCAACATCGCCCAGTTATCCGTGTCTCTCGTGGGGAAGCCGCCCTGGAAATTGACCTGGCCGCCGAAGAGGAATCACCCGAACCCCAAACCAGCGACCCCCAGAAAGGCGAGCTTATCGCCGACCTCACCCAACACGGCCAGCGCTTTGTCCTGTGCCGCGGCGGCCGGGGCGGCCTGGGCAATCGCGCCTTTGCCACCTCCACCCGGCAGACCCCCCGGTTTGCCCAACCTGGTGAGCCGGGCGAAGAAGGCGAATTTTTACTGGAGTTGCGCATCATGGCCGATGTGGGACTGGTGGGTTATCCCAATGCCGGCAAGTCCACCCTGCTCTCCGCCATCTCCAAGGCCCGTCCCAAAATTGCACCGTACCCCTTCACCACCCTGACCCCCCAGGTGGGCATTGTGGAGTACGAGGATTTCCACCGGTTAACCGTTTGCGACGTGCCGGGCCTCATCGCCGGCGCGCATCGCAACGTGGGCTTGGGGCACGCTTTTCTGCGGCACCTCCAGCGCTGCAAAGTGCTGGTCCTGCTGCTGGACATGGCCGGCACCGACGGCCGCCTCCCTTGGGAGGATTACCACACGCTGCTGGTGGAACTCGAATTATTCGACCCCTCCCTTCTGGAACGCACCCGCCTGGTGGTGGCCAACAAAATGGACGAACCCGCGGCCGCCGGCCTCCTGAAACAATTTAAGCGGCAGGTGCGGCGGGTGCCGGTCTTGACGATTTCGGCGGCTTTCGGTGATGGTCTGGAAGTTTTCAAACGCGCCCTCCGGCAGGCCGTGGAAACCACCGCCTGA
- the rpmA gene encoding 50S ribosomal protein L27, with product MAHKKGQGSVRNGRDSVSKRLGVKRFGGELVSAGSILVRQRGTKFIAGQNVGIGRDWTLYALVDGRVKFDKNSRRVNVEPVAEAATAGAN from the coding sequence ATGGCACACAAGAAAGGTCAAGGCAGCGTTCGCAATGGACGCGACAGCGTCAGCAAACGGCTCGGTGTCAAACGCTTCGGCGGCGAGCTGGTCTCCGCCGGCAGCATCCTCGTCCGGCAGCGCGGCACCAAGTTCATCGCCGGCCAGAACGTGGGCATCGGCCGCGATTGGACCCTTTACGCGCTGGTGGACGGCCGCGTCAAATTCGACAAAAACAGCCGCCGCGTCAATGTGGAACCGGTGGCAGAAGCCGCCACCGCCGGCGCCAACTAG
- the rplU gene encoding 50S ribosomal protein L21: MYAVLETGSKQYRVAPGDTLEVEKLPVPAGQPFVFDRVLLVNQDGAVKVGNPTVANASVSAEVVAHKRGEKKLTFKMKRRKGYHKTIGHRQALTVVKINAINV; the protein is encoded by the coding sequence ATGTACGCTGTATTAGAAACCGGAAGCAAGCAATATCGCGTGGCCCCGGGAGACACTCTGGAAGTGGAAAAACTGCCCGTGCCCGCGGGGCAGCCCTTTGTCTTTGATCGCGTGTTGCTGGTCAATCAAGATGGCGCCGTCAAAGTGGGCAACCCCACCGTCGCCAACGCCAGTGTCAGCGCCGAGGTGGTGGCCCACAAGCGCGGGGAGAAAAAGCTCACTTTCAAAATGAAACGGCGCAAGGGCTACCACAAAACCATTGGTCACCGCCAGGCCCTGACCGTGGTCAAGATTAACGCCATCAACGTTTAA
- the trxA gene encoding thioredoxin has translation MAGANLITLTSENFEREVMQSSVPVLVDFWAEWCGPCMRLAPVLEELATEYAGRLKIGKVDVDRHGELAAPYKVMSIPNLVFFKGGKPVQQVVGYKSKAELKPIIDGIVS, from the coding sequence ATGGCAGGAGCCAATCTTATTACATTGACCAGCGAGAATTTTGAACGCGAGGTAATGCAGTCGTCGGTGCCCGTGCTGGTGGATTTTTGGGCGGAATGGTGCGGGCCGTGCATGCGGCTGGCGCCGGTTCTGGAGGAGCTGGCGACTGAATATGCCGGGCGTCTGAAAATTGGGAAGGTGGACGTTGACCGGCACGGCGAGCTGGCGGCCCCCTACAAAGTCATGAGCATTCCCAACCTGGTGTTTTTCAAGGGGGGCAAGCCGGTGCAACAGGTGGTGGGATACAAGTCCAAAGCGGAATTGAAACCCATCATTGACGGCATTGTGTCCTGA
- a CDS encoding type II secretion system F family protein, with the protein MPLATPGRLQQQAEVYRQLGNLIQAGVPILQGIRLLRQSPPAAWASRLAGQCLAALEEGTTLTEAFHRVHPPLPEFDLALIEAGEQGGRLVEVLRLLASHYELQAQIARQTLSDLLYPVFLLHFAVFIFPLPNLVVTGNVAGFLLQTGGLLVPLYLLLGLLWYAFRPTHSETWRARMERWMEWVPVLGKARRKLVLARLTAALQALINAGVPIFRAWELAAAASGSPAIRRAVGQWPPLLAAGQTPAELVKASGCFPTMFANLYASGEVSGRLDEELRHLQFLYSEEGQHEMRLFWSWVPKITYLIIALAIAYKIITSYLGYFSGVFKEM; encoded by the coding sequence ATGCCCCTTGCCACTCCCGGCCGGTTGCAGCAGCAGGCGGAAGTTTATCGCCAACTGGGCAATTTAATTCAGGCGGGGGTGCCCATATTGCAGGGGATTCGCCTGTTGCGCCAAAGTCCGCCGGCAGCTTGGGCTTCCCGGCTGGCCGGGCAATGTCTGGCGGCCTTGGAGGAGGGTACCACCCTGACCGAGGCTTTCCATCGGGTGCATCCCCCACTGCCTGAGTTTGATTTGGCGCTGATTGAGGCCGGGGAGCAGGGGGGACGGCTGGTGGAGGTGTTGCGGCTGCTGGCCAGTCATTACGAGTTGCAAGCGCAAATTGCGCGGCAAACTTTGTCGGATTTATTATACCCCGTTTTTCTGCTGCATTTTGCGGTGTTCATCTTTCCGTTGCCGAATTTGGTTGTTACCGGCAACGTCGCGGGGTTCCTTCTGCAGACCGGCGGGCTGTTGGTGCCTTTGTATCTGTTGTTGGGGCTTTTATGGTATGCCTTCCGCCCCACCCATTCAGAAACCTGGCGGGCGCGCATGGAGCGCTGGATGGAATGGGTGCCGGTGCTGGGCAAGGCGCGCCGCAAACTGGTGCTGGCCCGGCTGACGGCCGCGTTACAGGCCTTAATCAACGCTGGCGTGCCCATTTTCCGGGCGTGGGAGCTGGCTGCCGCGGCCAGCGGTTCGCCCGCCATACGCCGGGCGGTGGGCCAGTGGCCGCCCCTGCTGGCGGCGGGGCAGACCCCGGCGGAGCTGGTCAAGGCGAGCGGCTGTTTTCCCACCATGTTTGCCAATCTCTATGCCAGCGGGGAGGTCAGCGGACGCCTGGATGAAGAGCTGCGGCATCTGCAGTTTTTGTACTCTGAGGAGGGACAACACGAAATGCGTTTGTTTTGGTCCTGGGTTCCCAAAATCACTTATTTGATTATCGCGTTGGCCATTGCGTACAAAATCATTACCTCTTACCTGGGTTATTTTTCCGGGGTTTTCAAAGAGATGTAG
- a CDS encoding phosphodiester glycosidase family protein: MISHRRTRYWCWVLAGCGWLALAGALAAARAERVQFLDKEFVCYWVDWRTDQLGLYWKDRNDKPLATFSRLREHVRPAELKFAINAGIFSRDLTPLGLHVEGGRQLRPLNLKSLEGGQFNFYLKPNGVFYLHATGPRVVATEVFRELTPQVHLACQSGPLLLNNGVFHPEFRPASTNFFLRSGVGVSRKGEIVFALSLHRLRFYDFARLFKEKLECDEALYLDGEICAVYLPELGFKEDARSQFAAMFAVTVPAERRAE, translated from the coding sequence ATGATATCCCACAGGCGCACGAGGTATTGGTGCTGGGTGCTGGCTGGCTGCGGGTGGCTGGCGCTGGCAGGGGCATTGGCGGCTGCCCGCGCGGAGCGGGTGCAATTTCTGGACAAGGAGTTCGTTTGTTACTGGGTGGACTGGCGGACGGACCAACTGGGGTTGTACTGGAAGGACAGGAACGACAAACCGCTGGCCACGTTTTCCCGCCTGCGCGAGCATGTGCGGCCGGCAGAATTAAAATTCGCCATCAACGCCGGTATCTTTTCCCGCGATTTGACTCCCTTGGGTCTGCACGTGGAAGGCGGGCGGCAGTTGCGGCCGCTGAATCTCAAGTCACTGGAAGGCGGCCAGTTTAATTTTTACCTGAAACCCAACGGCGTGTTTTATCTGCACGCCACCGGGCCGCGCGTGGTGGCAACGGAGGTTTTCCGAGAATTGACCCCGCAAGTTCATCTGGCCTGCCAGTCCGGGCCATTATTGCTGAACAATGGGGTGTTTCATCCGGAGTTTCGACCGGCGTCAACCAATTTTTTTCTGCGCAGCGGGGTGGGGGTGAGCCGGAAAGGGGAGATTGTTTTTGCCCTGTCTTTGCACCGGCTGCGGTTTTATGACTTTGCGCGGTTGTTCAAGGAGAAGTTGGAATGTGACGAGGCCTTGTACCTGGATGGTGAGATTTGCGCGGTTTATTTGCCGGAACTGGGCTTCAAAGAGGATGCCCGGAGTCAGTTTGCCGCGATGTTCGCGGTGACCGTGCCTGCGGAAAGGCGGGCGGAATGA
- a CDS encoding CotH kinase family protein, whose product MRVLLVWVACLTAIWASAQPAPPPRPAWEWGSFTPHLPVLFLQATNPLSRETPVPATLRLVYPPGSRQTLTNTLALQLRYHGATSLGFPKKSFRLSLSNAVPLLGMSKRTGWILNAAYIDRSLMRHKLSYDLFRSFSEPGAPRHAADSRFVEVYWNQRYHGVYLLMERVDRQLLGLRPFHSNDFSHSVMYKAEDHAANFGQAGRAGFEQREPDPERKAYWRPLELFTRFTSSSSAEEFWHAEKGIEHRLDLGNAMDFHILVQVTANSDGITKNFILARDGQESGPQTNKFFFVPWDYDGTFGRNWNATPYPHNVWLSNPLFDRLMQNADYRRRFAARWRQLRQKPLAEAALVRMIEDNVRTLGEAAQRNVQRWPTDRGGYPDRLTFEQDVEQMKVWVARRLQWLDQEIARRERP is encoded by the coding sequence ATGCGTGTATTACTCGTCTGGGTTGCCTGCCTGACAGCGATTTGGGCCTCGGCTCAGCCGGCCCCGCCGCCGCGGCCGGCTTGGGAGTGGGGGAGCTTCACGCCCCATTTGCCAGTCCTTTTTCTTCAGGCCACCAACCCGCTGTCGCGCGAAACGCCGGTGCCGGCCACGTTGCGGCTGGTCTATCCCCCGGGCAGCCGGCAGACCCTGACCAACACGCTGGCGTTGCAACTGCGGTATCATGGCGCCACTTCGCTGGGATTTCCCAAAAAATCTTTCCGGCTCAGCTTGTCCAATGCTGTTCCCTTGCTGGGCATGAGCAAAAGAACGGGATGGATTTTGAATGCGGCCTACATAGACCGCTCCCTCATGCGGCACAAATTGTCTTATGATTTATTTCGTTCATTTTCCGAGCCGGGAGCGCCACGCCATGCCGCCGACAGCCGGTTTGTGGAGGTCTATTGGAATCAGCGGTATCATGGCGTGTATCTGTTGATGGAGCGGGTGGACCGGCAACTGCTGGGGCTGCGGCCGTTTCACTCCAACGATTTCAGTCATTCTGTCATGTATAAAGCGGAGGATCATGCGGCCAATTTTGGACAGGCCGGGAGGGCCGGTTTTGAGCAACGGGAGCCGGACCCCGAGCGCAAGGCATACTGGCGTCCGCTGGAGCTCTTCACGCGCTTTACCAGCAGCAGCAGTGCGGAGGAGTTTTGGCATGCGGAGAAGGGCATTGAGCACCGGCTGGATTTGGGCAATGCCATGGATTTCCATATTCTGGTGCAGGTCACGGCCAACAGTGACGGAATCACCAAGAATTTCATCCTGGCGCGGGATGGTCAGGAAAGCGGCCCGCAAACCAACAAGTTCTTTTTTGTGCCGTGGGACTACGATGGAACGTTTGGCCGCAATTGGAACGCCACGCCCTATCCGCACAACGTCTGGCTGAGCAATCCCTTGTTTGACCGTTTGATGCAAAATGCGGATTACCGGCGGCGCTTTGCGGCCCGCTGGCGGCAGTTGCGGCAGAAGCCGTTGGCGGAAGCGGCCTTGGTGCGCATGATAGAAGACAACGTCCGGACGCTGGGCGAAGCGGCGCAGCGGAATGTGCAGCGCTGGCCCACGGACCGCGGCGGGTACCCGGACCGGCTAACCTTTGAGCAGGATGTGGAGCAGATGAAGGTGTGGGTGGCGCGGCGGTTGCAGTGGCTGGATCAGGAGATTGCCCGGCGCGAGCGGCCGTAG
- a CDS encoding phospholipase D-like domain-containing protein, translated as MRLRWVTAAALLFLLLGVGAGCLSPTSKRTRYSYQPDYGAEDPQFLRSLQALRTGIKGGNQATLLENGDALWANMFAALRAARQSINIETYIFDDGRLSQELVDILCERAQAGVEVRVLVDAWGARAPLLESRLKTAGVRYRHYKPIRLYALYHIEDRTHRKLVIVDGRIGYCGGFCFDDRWLGNARNPQEWRELTVRVEGPVVAQMQSIFLEDWLHTTGEVLHGDRHFPPLLPAGEQLAQAISSTRHDQASLSKLMVYMALQAARRRIWIANAYFVPDAQIRSALKAAARRGVDVRIITPGANTDFTMLRNASRFYQSDLIKGGVKIYEYQPTMLHSKAMVVDSVWATIGSINLNARSFKKNAEANVMIYDYQFAAELEQALAKDMEQSREITLEEVRRRGPCAHLREFWSSLFSERY; from the coding sequence ATGCGCTTGCGCTGGGTCACTGCCGCTGCCTTGCTTTTCCTGCTGTTGGGAGTGGGCGCCGGCTGCCTAAGCCCCACCTCCAAGCGCACCCGCTATTCCTACCAGCCGGACTACGGCGCGGAAGACCCCCAGTTTCTCCGCTCCCTGCAGGCGTTGCGCACCGGCATCAAGGGCGGCAATCAGGCCACCCTGCTGGAAAATGGGGATGCCCTTTGGGCCAATATGTTTGCGGCCTTGCGGGCCGCCCGCCAGAGCATCAACATCGAAACGTACATCTTCGATGACGGCCGCCTCTCCCAGGAGCTGGTGGACATTTTGTGCGAACGCGCCCAGGCCGGCGTGGAAGTGCGGGTGCTGGTGGACGCCTGGGGCGCCCGCGCCCCCCTCCTGGAATCCCGTCTGAAAACCGCCGGCGTGCGCTACCGCCATTACAAGCCCATCCGCCTCTACGCCCTTTACCACATTGAAGACCGCACCCATCGCAAACTGGTGATTGTGGACGGGCGCATTGGCTACTGCGGGGGCTTTTGCTTCGATGACCGCTGGCTCGGCAACGCCCGCAATCCCCAAGAATGGCGGGAATTAACCGTCCGCGTGGAAGGCCCAGTGGTGGCGCAAATGCAAAGCATCTTTCTGGAAGACTGGCTGCACACCACCGGTGAGGTCCTGCACGGAGACCGCCATTTCCCTCCCCTATTACCGGCGGGGGAACAACTGGCTCAGGCCATCAGCAGCACCCGCCATGACCAGGCCTCCTTGAGCAAGCTCATGGTGTACATGGCCCTGCAAGCCGCCCGCCGCCGCATCTGGATCGCCAATGCCTATTTCGTGCCCGATGCCCAAATCCGCTCCGCCCTCAAAGCGGCCGCCCGCCGCGGGGTGGACGTACGCATCATCACCCCCGGCGCCAATACCGACTTTACCATGCTCCGCAACGCCTCCCGTTTCTACCAGTCCGATCTCATCAAAGGCGGCGTTAAAATCTACGAATACCAGCCCACCATGCTGCACAGCAAAGCCATGGTGGTGGACAGCGTTTGGGCCACCATCGGCAGCATCAACCTCAATGCGCGCTCGTTCAAGAAGAACGCCGAGGCCAACGTGATGATTTACGATTATCAATTTGCCGCGGAACTGGAGCAGGCCCTGGCCAAAGACATGGAGCAATCCCGCGAAATCACCCTCGAAGAAGTGCGCCGCCGCGGCCCCTGCGCCCATCTGCGCGAATTCTGGTCCTCGCTCTTCTCCGAACGCTACTAG
- a CDS encoding 3-keto-disaccharide hydrolase: protein MKNCLLSLLASAVLASAAGVEPGFVALFDGKTFNGWRMATENTNTWKIEDGALVTRGDRCHLFYVGDPKPFKNFELRVDVMTEPGANGGIYFHTRYQPTGWPKYGFECQVNNSHSDWKRTGSLYDVVNVRETAAKDKEWWTQTILVQGNRVIVKINDKVVVDYTEPPDKKPGNDFTRKLDEGTFALQAHDPKSVVRFKNIRVKRLD from the coding sequence ATGAAAAACTGCTTGCTGAGTTTGTTGGCCTCGGCGGTGCTCGCCTCCGCCGCAGGAGTGGAACCGGGTTTTGTGGCGTTGTTTGACGGCAAAACCTTCAACGGCTGGCGGATGGCCACCGAAAACACCAACACCTGGAAAATTGAGGACGGCGCGCTGGTCACCCGCGGAGACCGTTGCCATCTGTTCTATGTGGGCGACCCCAAACCCTTCAAAAATTTTGAGTTGCGCGTGGACGTCATGACCGAGCCGGGCGCCAATGGCGGCATTTATTTCCACACCCGCTACCAACCCACCGGCTGGCCCAAGTACGGCTTTGAATGCCAGGTCAACAACAGCCACAGCGACTGGAAGCGCACCGGCAGTCTGTACGATGTGGTGAATGTGCGCGAAACCGCCGCCAAAGACAAGGAATGGTGGACCCAAACCATCCTTGTCCAGGGCAACCGCGTCATTGTGAAAATCAATGACAAGGTGGTGGTGGACTACACCGAGCCGCCCGACAAAAAACCGGGCAATGATTTCACGCGCAAACTGGATGAAGGCACCTTTGCCCTCCAGGCTCATGACCCCAAAAGCGTGGTGCGTTTCAAAAACATTCGCGTCAAGCGGCTGGATTAA